The following coding sequences are from one Dermacentor andersoni chromosome 5, qqDerAnde1_hic_scaffold, whole genome shotgun sequence window:
- the LOC126531493 gene encoding acetylcholinesterase-like has translation MWVGLALPFAACCLVVGRAQETQNVIHTTSGDARGIISSTTTGRVRAFLGIPFAEPPVGEHRFKKPTPKKPWQGVLNATSLPPMCPQIPARINSYFAVTAADPVSEDCLFLNVFAPLTNGSALRPVVVYIHGGAFTVGGIAMKIFDASELAVRGDLVAVTVAYRLGPFGFLNLGTEDAPGNMGLYDQQLALRWVKDNARSFGGDPDAITAMGQSAGAISVGIHLLSPSSAGLFQRAFMQSGSPFIRAFVSSPSQAGTRALLLTDYLDCKDRDARALSATEVVACLRSKDVGDILRAAESFNVGGLDGFFPIMGGEFVPGTPGKALNQAPPNARDVLVSVCASEGDFFIEHLLTNVNNIDRVDVVSKRNMEVLMKLLLGAIASFDTEPIFERYFGPVTAKKGVEVVRAASDLFGDILFGCPALSMARALSAVNASVHVLRYSEQLSFLDWPAWIRPTHSDDIVFSLGSALSLGGRPSEADVKATENMINVVSTFSRTGVPEVTGDTKWPTFDEMGQYLHIRNGSTIQEKHFLESTCDFWQNLLPDQ, from the exons ATGTGGGTCGGCTTGGCGTTACCTTTCGCTGCGTGCTGTCTGGTGGTCGGCAGAGCTCAAGAAACGCAAAATGTCATCCACACAACATCTGGAGATGCCAGGGGAATCATTAGTTCTACGACGACTGGTCGAGTACGAGCCTTCCTGGGAATACCTTTCGCCGAGCCACCAGTCGGAGAACACCGCTTCAAGAAGCCGACGCCTAAAAAGCCCTGGCAAGGTGTACTGAACGCTACCTCGCTGCCCCCCATGTGTCCGCAGATTCCTGCTCGCATCAACAGCTACTTCGCAGTAACAGCGGCGGATCCTGTTTCCGAGGACTGCCTCTTTCTCAACGTCTTCGCACCCCTCACAAATGGGTCTGCTCTTAGGCCCGTCGTCGTGTACATTCACGGCGGAGCATTCACGGTCGGAGGAATCGCCATGAAGATCTTCGACGCGTCCGAACTCGCTGTGCGAGGAGACCTCGTCGCCGTCACGGTCGCCTACAGACTGGGACCCTTCGGATTTCTAAATTTGGGCACTGAAGACGCGCCGGGCAACATGGGCCTCTACGACCAGCAACTTGCGCTGCGATGGGTCAAGGACAACGCCCGTTCCTTCGGCGGTGATCCGGACGCGATAACCGCAATGGGCCAGAGCGCAGGAGCCATCTCAGTCGGCATCCACCTCTTGTCGCCCAGTAGCGCGGGTCTCTTCCAGCGTGCCTTCATGCAAAGTGGCAGCCCATTCATCAGGGCTTTCGTGAGCAGCCCATCGCAGGCGGGAACCAGAGCGCTCTTGCTCACAGACTACCTCGACTGCAAAGATCGAGACGCGCGTGCGCTCTCCGCGACGGAGGTCGTCGCCTGCTTGCGATCCAAGGACGTCGGTGATATATTGAGAGCCGCGGAAAGTTTCAATGTAGGTGGACTGGACGGATTCTTTCCTATAATGGGTGGGGAATTCGTGCCGGGAACGCCCGGCAAAGCGCTCAATCAGGCCCCGCCCAACGCGCGCGATGTCCTGGTGAGCGTTTGCGCTTCGGAAGGGGACTTCTTTATCGAGCATCTGCTCACGAACGTCAACAATATCGACAGAGTTGACGTCGTTTCGAAACGCAACATGGAAGTTTTAATGAAGCTACTGCTAGGTGCGATTGCGAGCTTCGACACCGAACCTATCTTCGAGCGCTACTTCGGCCCGGTGACTGCAAAGAAAGGAGTCGAAGTGGTTCGCGCTGCTTCGGATCTCTTCGGTGACATTTTGTTCGGTTGCCCCGCGCTCAGCATGGCCCGCGCACTCTCAGCTGTCAATGCGTCGGTGCACGTTCTCCGTTACTCTGAGCAGCTGTCCTTCCTCGACTGGCCCGCGTGGATTCGTCCGACGCACAGCGACGACATTGTGTTCAGCCTGGGCTCTGCTCTCAGCCTGGGCGGCCGTCCTTCGGAGGCAGATGTCAAGGCAACCGAAAACATGATAAACGTCGTCTCGACGTTCAGTCGCACCGG GGTCCCAGAGGTAACAGGTGACACTAAATGGCCAACATTTGATGAAATGGGGCAGTACCTGCACATACGGAACGGAAGTACTATCCAGGAAAAGCACTTCCTTGAATCCACGTGTGACTTTTGGCAGAACCTACTACCtgatcaataa